The Macaca thibetana thibetana isolate TM-01 chromosome 11, ASM2454274v1, whole genome shotgun sequence genome window below encodes:
- the SPX gene encoding spexin — MKFLVDRFIQVLRSLAATILALFLVLFFLGNSSCAPQRPLERRNWTPQAMLYLKGAQGRRFISDQSRRKDLSDRPLPERRNPNPRLLPIPKAATILLASLQKSPEDEEKNFDQTRLLEDSLLNW; from the exons ATGAAG TTTCTGGTTGATCGCTTCATACAGGTACTCAGAAGTCTGGCAGCAACAATCTTGGCTCTTTTCCTGGTGCTTTTTTTCCTGGGAAACTCCAGCTGCGCTCCGCAG AGACCCTTGGAGAGAAGGAACTGGACTCCTCAAGCTATGCTCTATCTGAAAGGGGCAC AGGGTCGCCGCTTCATCTCCGACCAGAGCCGGAGGAAAGACCTCTCCGATCGGCCACTGCCGG AAAGACGAAACCCAAATCCCCGACTACTACCTATTCCAAAGGCAGCAACCATCTTACTGGCATCCCTTCAGAAATCACCAGAAG atgaagaaaaaaactttGATCAGACCAGATTACTGGAAGATAGTCTGCTTAACTGGtga